A genome region from Arthrobacter sp. SLBN-100 includes the following:
- a CDS encoding sensor histidine kinase, producing MPDSPLLTAAAVAVIAMAVAVVVGVGLKVLRSFRDLGTDAERATYHTLHAASQAGQHLRRGLNPAGAAKASRHLRTLLGCEALAITDTTGVLAWDGAAEELKPQVMRLAEGVLAGGRTAVLPAGSPTGADGAPKDGTGSPLAAVIAPVRAGTRVVGAVAAFAPSAGAGLVRATSEVADWVAAQVELAELDASRTLLMEAEVRALRAQISPHFIYNSLNAIASFINTDPARARELVVEFADFTRYSFRRHGDFTTLAEELRCIDRYLLLERARFGERVQVSLRVAPEVLGTVIPFLSLQPLVENAVRHGLEAKEGPGHISITANDAGAFAEVTIEDDGVGMDPAQLQSMLAGHTDGDHVGLRNVDARLRQVYGNDHGLVIETAPGEGTMITMRVPKSQPGHDA from the coding sequence ATGCCGGACTCCCCCCTCCTGACTGCCGCGGCCGTGGCCGTCATCGCCATGGCCGTCGCCGTCGTCGTCGGCGTGGGCCTGAAGGTGCTCCGCTCCTTCCGGGACCTGGGCACCGATGCGGAGCGCGCCACCTACCACACCCTTCATGCAGCATCCCAGGCGGGGCAGCACCTGCGGCGCGGCCTGAACCCCGCCGGCGCGGCAAAAGCCAGCCGGCACCTGCGGACGTTGCTGGGCTGCGAGGCCCTGGCCATCACTGACACCACCGGCGTACTGGCATGGGACGGTGCGGCCGAGGAACTGAAACCGCAGGTGATGCGCCTCGCGGAAGGGGTGCTGGCAGGCGGCAGGACGGCGGTCCTGCCGGCCGGCAGCCCAACGGGTGCGGACGGCGCGCCTAAGGACGGGACCGGCAGTCCGCTCGCCGCGGTGATCGCGCCGGTGCGTGCGGGCACGCGCGTGGTGGGCGCGGTGGCGGCTTTTGCGCCGTCGGCCGGTGCAGGGCTGGTCCGGGCCACCAGTGAGGTGGCCGACTGGGTGGCCGCCCAGGTGGAGCTCGCAGAGCTGGACGCATCACGGACGCTGCTGATGGAAGCCGAGGTGCGGGCACTGCGCGCCCAGATCAGCCCGCATTTCATTTACAACTCACTGAACGCCATCGCATCCTTCATCAACACCGATCCCGCTCGCGCCCGGGAACTGGTGGTGGAGTTCGCCGACTTCACCCGCTACTCCTTCCGGCGGCACGGTGACTTCACCACCCTGGCCGAGGAGCTCCGCTGCATCGACCGCTACCTGCTCCTGGAACGGGCCCGCTTCGGCGAGCGCGTCCAGGTCAGCCTGCGCGTTGCGCCCGAGGTCCTGGGCACGGTCATCCCGTTCCTCAGCCTGCAGCCGCTGGTGGAAAACGCCGTGCGGCACGGACTGGAGGCCAAGGAGGGCCCGGGGCATATCAGCATCACCGCGAACGACGCCGGCGCGTTCGCCGAGGTGACGATCGAAGACGACGGTGTGGGCATGGACCCGGCGCAGCTGCAGTCCATGCTCGCCGGCCATACCGACGGCGACCACGTGGGACTGCGGAACGTGGACGCCCGCCTCCGCCAGGTGTACGGCAACGACCACGGCCTCGTCATCGAAACCGCCCCCGGGGAAGGAACAATGATCACCATGCGCGTCCCCAAGTCCCAGCCTGGCCACGATGCCTGA
- a CDS encoding DUF485 domain-containing protein encodes MGNEAHTPDAAASVDFEQVQSTGQFQELRKRHRSFVFPMAVVFLLWYFAYVLLADYAVGFMSTKVWGNINIGLILGLLQFVSTFAITGWYVHYSNKRLDPIAKEIRDEIEGHEFDKHGKRVGGANK; translated from the coding sequence ATGGGTAACGAGGCCCACACTCCGGACGCAGCGGCGTCCGTGGACTTTGAACAAGTCCAGTCGACCGGGCAGTTCCAGGAATTGCGCAAGCGTCACCGCAGCTTTGTCTTCCCCATGGCAGTCGTATTCCTGCTGTGGTACTTCGCATACGTCCTGCTGGCGGACTACGCCGTGGGCTTTATGTCCACCAAGGTCTGGGGCAACATCAACATCGGCCTGATACTCGGCCTGCTCCAGTTCGTTTCGACGTTTGCGATCACCGGCTGGTACGTCCACTACTCCAACAAGCGGCTTGACCCCATCGCCAAGGAGATCCGGGACGAGATCGAGGGGCACGAATTCGATAAGCACGGCAAGCGAGTGGGCGGAGCCAACAAATGA
- a CDS encoding solute symporter family protein: MINIAAAVDVAALKDTTLLNMGIFGLFVAVTMVIVFRASRNNKTAADYYAAGRSFTGSQNGTAIAGDYLSAASFLGITGAIAINGYDGFMYSIGFLVAWLVALLLVAELLRNTGKFTMADVLSFRLKQRPVRIAAAISTLAVCFFYLLAQMAGAGSLISLLLGISDLRGQALVIVVVGALMIMYVLIGGMKGTTWVQIIKAILLIAGAAVMTFWVLAIYGFNLSSLLGAAVETANNPAVLNPGLQYGKTETSKLDFMSLGLALVLGTAALPHVLMRFYTVPTAKEARKSVVWSIWLIGLFYLFTLVLGYGAAALVGAETIKAAPGAVNSAAPLLAFYLGGPLLLGFISAVAFATILAVVAGLTITAAASFAHDIYANVIAKGKADADTEVRVARRTVVVIGILAILGGILANGQNVAFLVALAFAVAASANLPTIIYSLFWRRFTTQGAVWSMYGGLGAAIVLIIFSPVVSGGATSMIKDANFALFPLSNPGIVSIPLAFLLGWLGTVLDKKREDTAKQAEMEVRSLTGIGAEKAVDH, translated from the coding sequence ATGATCAACATAGCTGCCGCGGTGGATGTCGCTGCCCTCAAGGACACCACCCTGCTGAACATGGGAATTTTCGGCCTGTTCGTTGCCGTCACCATGGTGATTGTGTTCCGCGCAAGCCGGAACAACAAGACCGCCGCCGACTACTACGCGGCCGGGCGCTCCTTCACCGGCTCCCAGAACGGCACCGCCATTGCCGGGGACTACCTCTCCGCGGCGTCCTTCCTGGGCATCACGGGCGCCATCGCCATCAACGGGTACGACGGCTTTATGTACTCCATTGGATTCCTGGTGGCGTGGCTTGTGGCGCTGCTCCTGGTAGCTGAACTGCTGCGCAACACGGGCAAGTTCACCATGGCCGATGTGCTTTCCTTCCGGTTGAAGCAGCGGCCCGTCCGCATCGCCGCCGCCATCTCCACCCTCGCTGTCTGCTTCTTCTACCTCCTGGCCCAGATGGCCGGCGCCGGAAGCCTCATCTCCCTGCTGCTGGGCATCAGCGACTTGCGGGGACAGGCGCTGGTGATCGTCGTCGTCGGCGCCCTGATGATCATGTACGTACTCATCGGCGGCATGAAAGGCACGACCTGGGTGCAAATCATCAAGGCGATCCTGCTCATTGCCGGTGCCGCCGTGATGACCTTCTGGGTCCTGGCGATCTACGGCTTCAACCTCTCCAGCCTCCTGGGCGCCGCAGTGGAGACGGCCAACAACCCCGCCGTCCTGAATCCCGGCCTGCAGTATGGCAAGACGGAAACCTCGAAGCTCGACTTCATGTCACTGGGCCTGGCACTGGTCCTGGGCACTGCAGCGCTGCCGCACGTACTCATGCGCTTCTACACGGTCCCCACCGCCAAGGAAGCCCGCAAGTCCGTGGTGTGGTCAATCTGGCTGATCGGCCTCTTCTACCTCTTCACCCTGGTGCTGGGTTACGGTGCTGCTGCACTGGTTGGTGCGGAAACCATCAAGGCTGCACCTGGTGCCGTGAACTCGGCTGCACCGCTGCTGGCCTTCTACCTGGGCGGGCCACTGCTGCTTGGCTTCATCTCGGCGGTGGCCTTCGCCACCATCCTCGCCGTTGTGGCCGGCTTGACCATCACCGCGGCGGCGTCCTTCGCGCATGACATCTACGCCAACGTCATCGCCAAGGGCAAGGCCGACGCCGACACCGAAGTCAGGGTGGCCCGGCGCACCGTGGTGGTCATCGGCATCCTCGCCATCCTGGGCGGCATTCTCGCCAACGGGCAGAACGTGGCGTTCCTCGTGGCCCTGGCGTTCGCCGTCGCTGCCTCGGCCAACCTGCCCACCATCATCTACTCCCTGTTCTGGCGGAGGTTCACCACCCAGGGCGCAGTATGGAGCATGTACGGCGGGCTGGGTGCGGCCATTGTCCTGATCATTTTCTCGCCGGTGGTTTCCGGCGGAGCGACTTCCATGATCAAGGACGCCAACTTCGCGTTGTTCCCGCTGAGCAACCCGGGCATCGTGTCCATCCCGCTGGCATTCCTGCTGGGCTGGCTCGGAACGGTGCTCGACAAGAAGCGCGAAGACACCGCCAAGCAGGCAGAAATGGAAGTCCGGTCGCTGACCGGCATCGGGGCAGAAAAGGCAGTCGACCACTGA
- a CDS encoding Lrp/AsnC family transcriptional regulator produces MQALDGTDTRLLSALAQDPRRTVVALAQKLGLSRNTVQARLAQLEKKHVFLSFERRINPVSLGYPLMAFISVHVQQQKLAQLAKDLADVPEILEGHGLTGSADLLLRVVALDAEDLFRINGKILACDGVERTDTALAMGELIPFRVQPLLERGSQGT; encoded by the coding sequence ATGCAAGCTCTGGATGGCACTGACACGCGGCTGCTTTCGGCCCTGGCCCAGGATCCGCGACGGACGGTGGTGGCCCTTGCCCAGAAGCTCGGGTTGTCCAGGAACACGGTGCAGGCCCGGTTGGCCCAGCTGGAGAAAAAGCACGTTTTTCTGTCCTTCGAACGCCGGATCAATCCGGTGTCCCTTGGCTACCCGCTGATGGCCTTTATCTCCGTCCATGTCCAGCAGCAAAAGCTTGCCCAGCTGGCCAAAGACCTGGCTGATGTGCCCGAAATCCTCGAAGGTCACGGGCTCACAGGCTCCGCCGACCTGCTGCTTCGCGTGGTGGCCCTGGATGCGGAGGACCTTTTCCGGATCAACGGAAAGATCCTCGCCTGCGACGGTGTGGAGCGCACGGATACTGCCCTGGCCATGGGCGAGCTCATCCCGTTCCGGGTCCAGCCCCTGCTTGAGCGTGGTTCGCAGGGCACCTAG
- the pdhA gene encoding pyruvate dehydrogenase (acetyl-transferring) E1 component subunit alpha has product MSTDRTGQGSASAPSAADNTGAGIPAETPGPGTGLVQLITPSGERISHPEFDPWLQDITDEQLCSLFEDMTVIRRIDVEATALQRQGELALWPPLLGQEAAQIGSGRALREDDFVFSSYRENGVAYCRGVDLTDIVRVWRGNASSGWDPYSINMATPQIIIGAQTLHATGYAMGIQNDGADCVAVTYFGDGATSEGDVNEAMVFAASFQVPVVFFCTNNHWAISEPVRLQSHIQLADRAAGFGIPSLRVDGNDVLAVMAATRVALDRARRGGGPTFIEAVSYRMGPHTTADDPTRYRDANELEDWAERDPISRVEALLDRKGLLTAELQQQVRDKADAVAREMRTGCTSMPDPRPLDVFKHVYSTPNSWLDRQQDHYARYLASFGDPAEAVSEEGAR; this is encoded by the coding sequence GTGTCTACAGACAGAACGGGCCAGGGCAGCGCAAGTGCCCCAAGCGCTGCTGATAACACCGGCGCGGGTATCCCGGCGGAAACCCCCGGACCGGGAACGGGACTTGTCCAGCTGATTACCCCTTCAGGGGAGCGGATCAGCCACCCGGAATTCGATCCCTGGTTGCAGGACATCACCGACGAGCAGTTGTGTTCTTTGTTCGAGGACATGACCGTCATCCGGCGCATCGACGTCGAAGCCACCGCCTTGCAGCGCCAGGGTGAGCTCGCGTTGTGGCCCCCGCTGCTCGGACAGGAGGCCGCCCAGATCGGCTCGGGCCGTGCCCTTCGCGAGGATGACTTTGTGTTCTCCAGCTACCGCGAAAACGGGGTTGCGTATTGCCGGGGTGTCGACCTGACGGACATCGTGCGGGTCTGGCGCGGGAATGCTTCATCCGGCTGGGATCCGTACTCCATCAACATGGCAACGCCGCAGATCATCATCGGTGCCCAGACCCTGCACGCCACCGGTTACGCCATGGGCATCCAGAATGACGGCGCGGATTGTGTGGCGGTGACGTATTTCGGCGACGGCGCCACCAGTGAAGGCGACGTCAACGAGGCGATGGTTTTTGCCGCGAGTTTCCAGGTGCCGGTGGTGTTTTTCTGCACGAACAATCACTGGGCCATTTCCGAACCGGTACGGCTCCAGTCGCACATCCAGTTGGCGGACCGGGCAGCCGGTTTCGGTATCCCCAGCCTGCGGGTGGACGGCAACGACGTCCTGGCCGTGATGGCCGCAACCAGGGTAGCGCTGGACCGCGCGCGGCGAGGCGGCGGTCCCACCTTCATTGAGGCGGTCAGCTACCGGATGGGTCCGCACACCACGGCCGATGACCCCACCCGCTACCGGGACGCCAATGAACTGGAGGACTGGGCGGAAAGGGACCCGATCAGCCGCGTTGAGGCATTGCTGGACCGCAAAGGCCTGCTGACGGCAGAACTGCAGCAGCAGGTCCGGGACAAGGCCGACGCCGTGGCACGGGAGATGCGCACGGGGTGCACCAGCATGCCGGATCCGCGCCCGCTGGACGTTTTCAAGCACGTTTACAGCACGCCCAACTCCTGGCTGGACCGGCAGCAGGACCACTACGCCCGTTACCTGGCTTCCTTCGGCGATCCCGCAGAAGCCGTATCAGAAGAAGGTGCACGCTGA
- a CDS encoding alpha-ketoacid dehydrogenase subunit beta — MTQMTFARAINAGLRKSLEDDPKVVLLGEDIGALGGVFRITDGLQKDFGKHRVVDTPLAESAIVGTAVGLAYRGYRPVVEIQFDGFIYPAFDQIVSQVAKLHYRTRGAVKMPITIRVPFGGGIGSPEHHSESPEAYFTHTSGLRVVTVSNPQDAHTVIRQAISCDDPVLYFEPKRRYHDKGEVDENMDPRAAVPMDQARVVSEGTDVTLVAYGPLVKTARDAALAAADEGISIEVIDLRSLAPVDYDTVVASVRKTGRLVVTHEAGQSGGLGAEVAASITERCFYYLEAAPVRVTGFDIPYPYSKLEMHHVPGLDRILDGVDRALGRPNSLSGLEG; from the coding sequence ATGACCCAGATGACCTTTGCCCGCGCCATTAACGCCGGCCTGCGCAAATCTTTGGAAGACGATCCCAAGGTGGTCCTCCTGGGTGAGGACATCGGTGCGCTGGGCGGCGTGTTCAGGATTACCGACGGGCTGCAGAAGGATTTCGGCAAGCACCGTGTTGTGGACACGCCCCTGGCTGAATCGGCCATTGTGGGAACGGCTGTGGGCCTGGCCTACCGCGGCTACCGGCCCGTGGTGGAAATCCAGTTCGACGGCTTTATCTACCCGGCGTTCGACCAGATCGTCAGCCAGGTGGCCAAGCTGCACTACCGGACGCGCGGAGCGGTCAAAATGCCCATCACCATCAGGGTCCCGTTCGGCGGCGGCATCGGCTCGCCCGAGCACCACTCCGAATCGCCGGAAGCGTACTTCACGCACACGTCCGGCCTGCGCGTGGTGACAGTATCCAACCCGCAGGACGCCCATACCGTCATCCGGCAGGCCATCTCCTGCGACGACCCCGTGCTCTATTTCGAGCCCAAGCGCCGCTACCACGACAAGGGCGAGGTGGACGAGAACATGGATCCGCGTGCAGCCGTGCCCATGGATCAGGCCCGCGTGGTCAGCGAGGGCACGGACGTCACCCTGGTGGCCTACGGTCCGCTCGTTAAGACTGCCCGGGACGCCGCCCTGGCAGCCGCAGATGAAGGGATTTCCATCGAGGTCATCGACCTCCGCTCACTGGCCCCAGTGGATTACGACACCGTGGTCGCGTCCGTCCGCAAGACCGGCCGGCTGGTGGTCACGCATGAAGCCGGCCAGTCGGGCGGCCTCGGCGCTGAGGTGGCGGCCAGCATCACCGAACGGTGCTTCTATTATCTGGAGGCGGCGCCGGTCCGGGTTACCGGCTTCGACATCCCGTACCCGTATTCCAAACTGGAAATGCACCACGTGCCGGGCCTGGACCGGATCCTCGATGGCGTGGACCGTGCCCTGGGCCGGCCGAACTCCCTCAGCGGGCTGGAAGGATGA
- a CDS encoding dihydrolipoamide acetyltransferase family protein: MSGAMIREFRLPDLGEGLTESEILSWKVGVGDTVTLNQVIAEVETAKAVVELPSPFAGVIRELHEQPGTVVEVGKPIVSFEVADDAGASSDAPATPASSPAGQAEETEPNPAPAKREPNLVGYGAVVESSGRPVRRPRNLPPVVESVETKPVETKPVETRPVETRPRSTPPVRKFARDLGVDLSLVSGTGLQGLITREDVQHFVEGHSADAGSPGPETVAAAGAQSRQDRETRTPIKGVRKFTAAAMVESAFTAPHVTEFLTVDVTAAMELLAKLKGTREFTGRKLTPLTLAAKAVLIALRRNPALNTRWDEANQEIVAFNYVNLGIAAATPRGLTVPNIKDADSLSLLQLAEALTELAETARAGKTTPADLSGGTISITNIGVFGIDAGTPILNPGEAAILAVGAVRNTPWEYQGEVALRQVLTLSLSFDHRLVDGEQGSRFLADVGAILADPGMVLAMV; encoded by the coding sequence ATGAGCGGCGCCATGATCAGGGAATTCAGGCTCCCGGACCTGGGCGAAGGACTCACCGAATCGGAAATCCTCAGCTGGAAGGTGGGGGTGGGGGATACCGTCACCCTGAACCAGGTGATTGCCGAGGTGGAGACCGCCAAGGCAGTGGTGGAGCTCCCGTCCCCCTTTGCGGGAGTCATCCGGGAACTTCACGAGCAGCCCGGCACCGTCGTGGAGGTGGGCAAGCCTATCGTCTCGTTCGAAGTAGCGGACGACGCCGGGGCTTCCTCCGATGCGCCCGCCACCCCCGCCTCGTCCCCGGCAGGGCAGGCGGAGGAAACGGAGCCGAACCCGGCACCAGCCAAAAGGGAACCGAACCTCGTGGGGTACGGCGCCGTCGTCGAAAGTTCCGGCCGGCCGGTGCGACGCCCCCGCAACCTGCCCCCGGTGGTTGAGTCTGTCGAAACCAAGCCTGTCGAAACCAAGCCTGTAGAAACCAGGCCTGTCGAAACCCGGCCCCGGTCCACTCCGCCGGTTCGGAAGTTCGCCAGGGACCTCGGTGTAGACCTGTCGCTGGTGTCGGGGACCGGCCTGCAGGGGCTGATCACCCGCGAGGACGTACAGCACTTTGTGGAGGGGCATTCCGCGGACGCAGGCTCTCCTGGACCGGAGACGGTTGCCGCGGCCGGCGCACAGTCCCGCCAGGATCGGGAAACCCGGACGCCCATCAAGGGAGTACGGAAGTTCACGGCAGCCGCCATGGTGGAGAGTGCCTTCACCGCGCCGCATGTCACGGAGTTCCTCACGGTGGATGTCACTGCGGCCATGGAGCTGCTGGCCAAGCTCAAGGGCACCCGCGAGTTCACGGGCCGCAAGCTGACGCCGCTCACACTCGCGGCGAAGGCCGTCCTGATCGCGCTGCGTCGCAACCCCGCCCTCAATACCCGTTGGGACGAGGCGAACCAGGAGATCGTGGCCTTCAACTATGTGAACCTGGGCATCGCAGCCGCCACTCCGCGGGGATTGACCGTGCCCAACATCAAGGATGCCGATTCGCTGTCCCTCCTTCAGCTGGCGGAGGCGTTGACTGAACTGGCAGAAACCGCGCGTGCGGGCAAGACCACGCCGGCCGACCTGTCCGGCGGAACCATCTCCATCACCAATATCGGCGTCTTCGGGATCGATGCGGGCACTCCCATCCTTAACCCGGGGGAGGCCGCCATCCTCGCCGTCGGAGCAGTGCGGAATACGCCATGGGAGTACCAGGGTGAAGTGGCCCTTCGCCAGGTCCTCACACTGAGCCTGTCCTTTGACCACCGCCTGGTGGACGGGGAACAAGGCTCGCGCTTCCTGGCGGATGTGGGCGCCATCCTCGCCGACCCCGGAATGGTCCTGGCCATGGTCTAG
- a CDS encoding SACE_7040 family transcriptional regulator codes for MRSTDATTQPRYPAQLPATQRGQAKESRRQALLSAAASLFAINGFNRVSLEDLGSAAGVSGPAVYRHFPGKQAVLADLLVTVSQELLDGGREVVARNADPASALRRLVEFQVDFALGKPDVIRVQDRDFSNLSEQDQSAVRALQLSYVEVWVDILAKLHPGTDIAELRMRAHATFGLINSTPHSVRSHGRKMAARSARPLLESMALAALLVDAPQD; via the coding sequence GTGCGCAGCACCGACGCCACCACACAGCCCCGCTACCCCGCCCAGCTCCCGGCAACACAGCGCGGGCAGGCGAAAGAGAGCCGCCGGCAGGCATTGCTGTCAGCTGCGGCGTCGCTGTTTGCGATCAACGGGTTCAACCGTGTTTCGCTGGAGGACCTGGGTTCGGCTGCCGGGGTCAGCGGGCCTGCGGTCTACCGCCACTTTCCCGGCAAACAGGCGGTCCTCGCCGACCTTCTGGTCACGGTCAGCCAGGAGTTGCTCGACGGCGGCCGCGAGGTTGTGGCCCGCAATGCAGACCCTGCCTCGGCGCTGCGGCGCCTGGTGGAGTTCCAGGTGGACTTTGCCCTGGGCAAGCCCGACGTCATCCGCGTCCAGGACAGGGATTTCAGCAACCTCTCGGAGCAGGACCAGTCAGCAGTAAGGGCGCTCCAATTGAGTTACGTCGAGGTGTGGGTGGATATCCTCGCCAAGCTGCACCCGGGCACCGACATCGCCGAGCTCCGGATGCGGGCGCATGCCACGTTCGGGCTGATCAACTCCACGCCCCACTCCGTGCGCAGCCACGGCCGGAAAATGGCGGCCCGCTCCGCGCGGCCCCTGCTGGAGAGCATGGCCCTGGCAGCGCTGCTGGTCGACGCGCCGCAGGACTAG
- a CDS encoding carboxyl transferase domain-containing protein, which produces METLATRLDATAEAYAANRAAQRELSEELRKKLADAALGGPEKSRQRHVARGKLLPRERIDQLLDDGSPFLEIAPLAANGMYNDEAPGAGVIAGIGLVHGRHVLVISNDATVKGGTYYPMTVKKHLRAQETALENRLPCIYLVDSGGAYLPKQDEVFPDKDHFGRIFYNQARLSAAKIPQIAAVMGSCTAGGAYVPAMSDETVIVRNQGTIFLGGPPLVKAAIGEIVTPEELGGGEVHSRISGVTDHLAENDEHALQIIRDIVATLPPPALPVWEVGAAVEPATDPDGLYGAVPTDVNAPYDVHEVIARLVDGSKFHEFKKEYGTTLVTGFARLYGHPVGIVANNGVLFSESSLKGAHFIELCDQRGIPLVFLQNISGFMVGKDSEQGGIAKNGAKMVTAVATARVPKLTVVIGGSFGAGNYSMCGRAYSPRFLWMWPAARISVMGGNQAASVLATVKRDQYEAAGEEWSAGDEEAFKAPIRRQYEDQGSPYYSTARLWDDGVIDPADTRTVLGLALDVVSRTPLPETSFGLFRM; this is translated from the coding sequence ATGGAGACCCTTGCCACCCGGCTCGATGCAACTGCCGAAGCATATGCAGCCAACCGTGCCGCCCAGCGGGAACTCAGCGAAGAACTGCGGAAGAAACTGGCGGACGCAGCGCTGGGGGGACCGGAAAAATCCAGGCAGCGACACGTAGCACGGGGCAAGCTCCTGCCGCGCGAGCGCATCGACCAGCTGCTGGATGACGGCAGCCCGTTCCTGGAAATTGCGCCGCTCGCAGCCAATGGGATGTACAACGACGAGGCCCCCGGCGCGGGAGTGATTGCCGGCATCGGATTGGTCCACGGCCGCCACGTGCTGGTGATTTCCAACGACGCCACGGTCAAAGGCGGCACCTACTATCCAATGACTGTCAAGAAACACCTGCGGGCCCAGGAGACCGCCCTGGAAAACCGGCTGCCCTGCATCTACCTGGTGGATTCCGGCGGTGCCTACCTGCCGAAGCAGGATGAGGTCTTTCCGGACAAGGATCACTTCGGCAGGATCTTTTACAACCAGGCGCGGCTTTCGGCGGCCAAGATCCCGCAGATCGCCGCCGTGATGGGCTCGTGCACGGCCGGTGGTGCCTACGTGCCCGCCATGAGTGACGAAACAGTGATCGTCCGGAACCAGGGCACGATCTTCCTGGGCGGTCCGCCGCTGGTGAAGGCCGCGATCGGCGAAATCGTCACCCCGGAGGAGCTGGGCGGCGGTGAAGTGCATTCCAGGATTTCCGGCGTGACGGACCACCTTGCCGAAAATGATGAACACGCGCTGCAAATCATCCGCGACATCGTGGCCACGCTCCCGCCTCCGGCCCTGCCCGTCTGGGAGGTGGGCGCCGCCGTCGAACCCGCCACGGACCCCGACGGGCTCTACGGCGCTGTACCCACGGACGTCAACGCCCCGTACGACGTCCACGAAGTCATCGCCAGGCTGGTTGATGGCAGCAAATTCCACGAGTTCAAGAAGGAGTACGGCACCACCCTGGTGACCGGGTTTGCCCGGCTGTACGGCCATCCGGTGGGCATCGTGGCCAACAACGGCGTGCTGTTCAGCGAGTCCTCGCTCAAAGGCGCGCACTTCATCGAGCTCTGCGACCAGCGCGGGATCCCGCTGGTGTTCCTGCAGAACATCTCCGGGTTCATGGTGGGTAAGGACTCGGAACAAGGCGGTATCGCCAAAAACGGGGCGAAGATGGTTACAGCCGTCGCTACCGCTCGAGTGCCCAAACTGACAGTGGTCATCGGCGGTTCCTTCGGCGCCGGCAACTACTCCATGTGTGGCCGCGCGTACTCACCGCGGTTCCTGTGGATGTGGCCGGCGGCCCGGATCTCCGTAATGGGCGGAAACCAGGCCGCCAGTGTCCTGGCCACCGTCAAGCGGGACCAGTATGAAGCGGCCGGCGAGGAGTGGTCCGCCGGGGACGAGGAGGCCTTCAAAGCGCCCATCCGCCGGCAATACGAGGACCAGGGCAGCCCGTACTACTCCACCGCCCGGCTGTGGGATGACGGCGTGATAGATCCCGCCGACACCCGGACCGTCCTGGGCCTGGCGCTGGACGTTGTGTCCCGCACCCCGCTGCCGGAAACCTCCTTCGGCCTCTTCAGGATGTGA